The following proteins are co-located in the Pedobacter frigiditerrae genome:
- a CDS encoding DUF3185 family protein, whose protein sequence is MGRTLGIILIVLGIVLLVWTGFTYTKKEKVIDAGPIQVSADREKSVNWPPYVGGIVLIAGVIVFVGSRKK, encoded by the coding sequence ATGGGAAGAACATTAGGAATAATATTAATTGTGCTAGGAATTGTATTATTAGTATGGACAGGATTTACCTACACCAAAAAAGAAAAAGTAATTGATGCAGGCCCAATTCAAGTTTCTGCTGATAGAGAGAAATCGGTTAATTGGCCACCTTATGTTGGTGGAATTGTATTAATTGCTGGTGTGATTGTATTTGTTGGCTCGAGGAAGAAATAA
- a CDS encoding SRPBCC domain-containing protein — protein MKNYKKYIPLPAPPEEVYLALTKPQSIQLWTGAEVEFTEEAGTEFSFWEGDIVGKNIEFEPNKKIVQQWYFGDEGEPSIVTIKLHEDKKGTSLEFVQTNIPDEDYDDFTAGIEEYFLGGLADFFEIEY, from the coding sequence ATGAAGAATTACAAAAAATATATACCTCTACCAGCACCACCAGAAGAAGTTTATTTAGCCTTAACTAAACCTCAAAGCATTCAATTATGGACAGGCGCTGAAGTAGAATTTACAGAAGAAGCTGGCACCGAATTCTCTTTTTGGGAAGGCGATATCGTAGGTAAAAACATCGAGTTTGAACCTAATAAGAAAATTGTACAACAATGGTATTTTGGTGACGAAGGTGAACCATCTATTGTAACTATTAAACTTCACGAAGATAAAAAAGGAACATCATTAGAATTTGTTCAAACTAACATTCCTGATGAAGATTATGATGATTTCACTGCTGGAATTGAAGAATATTTTTTAGGTGGATTAGCTGATTTCTTCGAAATAGAATATTAA
- a CDS encoding dihydroneopterin aldolase, producing the protein MFVQTIALKDVKFYAYHGFYPEEQLTGNHFLVDAEVTFTPSGDTEDLQHTVNYEVINSIITKAMQETQKLLETVVRNIIDELLSNYSFLSTIVVGIRKIHPMMPGEIGHSFVQLSYTSSK; encoded by the coding sequence ATGTTTGTACAGACTATTGCTTTAAAAGACGTAAAATTTTATGCTTATCATGGGTTTTATCCTGAAGAACAGCTTACCGGAAATCATTTTTTGGTAGATGCTGAGGTAACTTTTACGCCATCAGGGGATACAGAAGATTTGCAACATACCGTTAATTATGAGGTGATAAATAGCATCATTACCAAGGCAATGCAAGAAACTCAAAAGCTACTAGAAACGGTTGTTAGAAATATTATAGATGAGTTGTTGTCTAATTACTCATTTTTGTCAACCATAGTAGTTGGAATTAGAAAAATACATCCAATGATGCCTGGGGAAATTGGGCATTCATTTGTACAATTAAGTTATACTTCTTCGAAATAA
- the lysA gene encoding diaminopimelate decarboxylase, with translation MFSDKDIAHFSNLETPFYYYDLNLLERTLKACEEASSVYKFHVHYAMKANFNPLVLKAIEKIGFGADCVSGGEVKKAIEVGFSKDKIVFAGVGKSDKEINDALDNDIFCFNVESVQELQVINELAEAKQKVAKVAIRINPNVDAHTHANITTGLDENKFGVNSWDMPACAAILNISPNLEFVGIHFHIGSQITNMDVYKNLCIRVNEFATWFEDHGFKVTILNVGGGLGIDYHNPEQQIPDFKSYFKIFSDFLEVKPYQEVHFELGRALVGQSSSLISKVLYVKNGKKKNFIILDAGMTELMRPALYQAYHKIENISQLQTPNSKLSTKYDVVGPICESTDCFGKEVELPETFRNDLIAIRSTGAYGEVMASHYNLRENVHIVSSEEII, from the coding sequence ATGTTTTCCGATAAAGATATAGCACATTTCTCGAATTTAGAAACTCCATTTTACTATTACGATTTAAATTTGCTTGAACGTACGTTAAAAGCTTGTGAAGAAGCTTCAAGCGTTTACAAGTTTCATGTTCACTATGCAATGAAGGCAAACTTTAATCCGCTGGTTTTAAAGGCAATTGAAAAGATTGGTTTTGGTGCGGACTGTGTGAGTGGAGGTGAAGTTAAAAAAGCTATTGAAGTTGGTTTTTCTAAAGATAAAATTGTTTTTGCTGGTGTAGGAAAATCCGACAAAGAGATTAATGATGCCTTGGATAATGATATTTTCTGTTTCAATGTAGAATCTGTTCAAGAATTGCAGGTAATTAATGAACTTGCTGAAGCAAAACAAAAAGTTGCTAAAGTAGCCATTCGTATCAACCCAAATGTTGATGCACATACTCATGCGAACATCACCACTGGTTTAGATGAAAATAAATTCGGCGTAAATTCATGGGATATGCCTGCTTGTGCTGCTATTTTAAATATTTCTCCAAATCTAGAATTTGTTGGCATTCACTTTCATATCGGTTCTCAAATTACCAATATGGATGTTTATAAAAACCTTTGCATCCGTGTTAACGAATTTGCTACTTGGTTTGAAGACCACGGATTTAAAGTAACCATTTTAAATGTTGGTGGTGGATTAGGAATTGATTATCACAATCCAGAGCAGCAAATACCAGATTTTAAATCATATTTTAAAATATTCTCAGATTTCTTGGAAGTAAAGCCTTATCAGGAAGTTCACTTTGAATTAGGTAGGGCCTTGGTTGGACAAAGCTCTTCTTTAATCAGTAAAGTACTGTACGTGAAAAATGGCAAGAAGAAAAACTTCATCATTTTAGATGCAGGAATGACCGAATTGATGCGTCCAGCGTTATATCAAGCTTATCATAAAATAGAGAATATCAGTCAACTCCAAACTCCAAACTCCAAACTCTCAACTAAATACGATGTTGTAGGACCAATTTGTGAAAGCACAGATTGTTTTGGTAAGGAAGTTGAATTGCCAGAAACTTTTAGAAACGATTTAATTGCCATTAGAAGTACGGGCGCTTATGGCGAGGTAATGGCTTCTCATTACAATTTGAGAGAAAATGTTCACATTGTTTCTAGTGAGGAAATAATATAA
- a CDS encoding DUF1801 domain-containing protein, whose protein sequence is MLSDLDNFYLKREEPTRGCLLALRDIILSHTNEITPEWKYKLPFFYFKGKMLCYLWIHKKFKKPYIGFVDGNLIDHPDLLVEKRARMKILLIDIEEDLPIEKINSILTQAIYIYDNKINAK, encoded by the coding sequence ATGTTAAGCGATTTAGATAATTTCTACTTAAAACGAGAAGAGCCTACTAGAGGCTGTTTGTTGGCATTAAGAGATATTATTTTATCACACACTAATGAAATTACCCCTGAATGGAAGTATAAACTTCCATTTTTTTATTTTAAGGGTAAAATGCTTTGTTATTTATGGATACATAAAAAATTCAAAAAACCTTACATTGGATTTGTTGATGGAAATTTAATTGACCATCCAGATTTATTGGTAGAAAAACGTGCTAGAATGAAAATCCTTTTGATTGACATTGAAGAAGATTTACCAATTGAAAAGATTAATAGTATCTTAACACAAGCTATTTATATTTACGACAACAAAATTAACGCTAAATGA
- a CDS encoding aspartate kinase — translation MKILKFGGTSVGSPERMTKLLDIINPAEEQIVVLSAVSGTTNSLVEISSKLIKEEKDEAIKLIKALNQKYNEFVIELLPAGDFREQGQEIVDYHFNFLASLANDLFTNIEDKVVLAQGELLSTTLYHIYLKSIGVPSVLLPALDFMKIDEDNEPDIPFTTEHLTPLLEKYKGNNLFITQGFICRNSFGEVDNLRRGGSDYTASLLGAAILAEEVQIWTDIDGMHNNDPRIVKGTKPISHLSFDEAAELAYFGAKILHPQSVFPAQKYKIPVRLLNTMEPKALGTVISTESEKGKIKSIAAKDGITAIKIQSSRMLLAYGFLRRIFEIFERYKTPIDMITTSEVAVSLTIDFTDNLDEIVKELNSFGSVEIDKDQSIICVVGDFGAEKHGYAAKVLDSIKHIPVRMISYGGSAYNISLLVGTENKVEALRSLHDRIFE, via the coding sequence ATGAAGATATTAAAATTTGGTGGAACGTCTGTAGGTAGCCCTGAGCGAATGACAAAACTGTTGGATATCATTAATCCAGCTGAAGAACAAATAGTTGTATTATCAGCGGTGTCTGGTACAACAAACAGTTTAGTGGAAATTTCTTCTAAATTAATTAAGGAAGAAAAGGATGAGGCTATCAAATTAATAAAGGCGTTAAACCAAAAATATAATGAGTTTGTGATCGAGCTTTTGCCAGCAGGCGATTTTAGAGAACAAGGTCAGGAAATAGTAGATTATCATTTTAATTTTCTAGCATCATTAGCTAACGATTTATTTACCAATATAGAAGATAAAGTTGTTTTAGCACAGGGTGAGTTATTATCAACTACGTTATATCATATTTATTTAAAGTCGATAGGAGTGCCGTCTGTGCTCTTACCAGCTTTAGATTTTATGAAAATTGATGAAGATAATGAGCCAGATATTCCTTTTACAACAGAACATTTAACTCCATTGTTGGAAAAATATAAAGGAAATAACTTGTTTATTACACAAGGATTTATTTGTAGAAATAGCTTTGGTGAGGTAGATAATTTACGCAGAGGCGGAAGTGACTATACTGCATCGTTATTAGGCGCTGCAATTTTAGCAGAAGAAGTTCAAATCTGGACTGACATTGATGGGATGCACAATAACGACCCTAGAATTGTAAAAGGAACTAAGCCAATTTCTCATTTATCTTTTGATGAAGCAGCTGAGTTGGCTTATTTTGGTGCAAAAATCTTGCATCCACAATCTGTTTTTCCAGCACAGAAATATAAGATCCCAGTTCGTTTGTTAAATACCATGGAGCCAAAAGCTTTGGGTACTGTAATTAGTACGGAGAGTGAAAAAGGTAAGATTAAATCTATTGCTGCTAAGGATGGCATTACTGCTATTAAAATCCAATCGAGCAGAATGCTTTTGGCTTATGGTTTCTTAAGAAGGATTTTCGAGATTTTTGAGCGATATAAAACACCAATCGATATGATTACCACATCTGAGGTTGCCGTTTCCTTAACTATCGATTTTACAGATAACCTGGATGAAATTGTAAAAGAATTAAATTCATTTGGTAGTGTTGAAATTGATAAAGATCAATCAATTATTTGTGTTGTAGGTGACTTTGGAGCAGAAAAACATGGTTATGCAGCTAAAGTTTTAGATTCAATTAAACATATTCCAGTTAGGATGATTTCTTATGGAGGTAGTGCTTATAACATTTCACTTTTAGTAGGAACAGAAAACAAGGTTGAAGCTTTAAGAAGCTTACACGATAGGATTTTTGAATAA
- a CDS encoding glycoside hydrolase family 127 protein, whose translation MKSKILLLFAFGLIAISTNAQQKDYPIQPVPFTHVHVNDEFWAPKMEVNAKVTIPYILQKCKENGRIDNFLRAAKLLAGDKMTEYTFDDTDLYKVIEGASYAMQVQKNPELDLYLDSLIKIIGAAQEKDGYLYTFRTVGAKKPHEWIGDKRWVKDQDLSHELYNSGHLFEAAVAHFQSTGKKNFLNIAIKNADLLVNTFGWGKLEIYPGHQIVEIGLAKLYRVTGNKKYLDLAKFFLDVRGPKGDAYNQANEKVLKQKTAVGHAVRATYMYTGMADIAALTGDQAYLHAIDDIWDDVSLRKLYITGGIGATNNGEAFGDAYQLPNMSAYAETCAAIANVYWNNRMFLLHGDSKYIDVLERTLYNGLLSGVSLSGNKFFYPNPLASMGQHQRSAWFSCACCITNMTRFLPSVPGYVYAQNGNKLYVNLFMSNISTLTIPVAGKVKITQQTEYPWKGKIDIGIDPEKSSDFSVEIRIPGWAKQQPVPGDLYQFASHTQSVINIFVNGKKVAYTIDKGYAVLKRKWAKGDKISFELPMETQKVLANTNVKDDRGRLALQRGPLVYCLEGPDNAEGSVQNISIKKETASTTTYQPELLNGVYTINLTGSSYKKQLNTDVLLETTQPVKAIPYYAWANRGSTEMTVWIPYEANAIRAKPAPTIAALSTVSSSLNVPRMYKALNDQYEPTNSIDANFPYLHWWPKKNSTEFVAYTFDSEKTVSSSSVYWFDDAPYGGCRIPAAYKVYYQKDGAWVEVKSIKTDAIAKDKYNTITFEPVKTTALKLEVQLPADNSAGIHEWVVK comes from the coding sequence ATGAAATCTAAAATATTATTATTATTCGCCTTTGGTTTAATCGCCATCTCTACAAACGCACAACAAAAGGATTATCCTATACAACCTGTTCCATTTACTCATGTTCATGTAAATGATGAGTTTTGGGCGCCCAAAATGGAAGTAAACGCCAAAGTAACCATTCCCTATATTTTGCAGAAATGTAAAGAGAATGGCAGGATTGATAATTTTTTAAGAGCGGCTAAACTATTGGCAGGCGATAAAATGACGGAATACACTTTTGACGATACTGATTTGTACAAAGTAATTGAAGGTGCATCTTATGCCATGCAAGTACAAAAAAACCCAGAGTTAGATTTATACTTAGATAGCTTGATTAAAATCATTGGCGCTGCCCAAGAAAAAGATGGCTACTTATATACTTTTAGAACTGTTGGCGCCAAAAAACCACACGAATGGATTGGCGATAAACGCTGGGTAAAAGACCAAGATTTGAGTCACGAGTTATACAATTCTGGCCATTTATTCGAAGCCGCTGTTGCCCACTTCCAATCGACTGGAAAAAAGAACTTCTTAAACATCGCCATTAAAAATGCAGATTTATTGGTGAACACTTTTGGCTGGGGTAAGCTAGAAATTTACCCAGGGCATCAGATTGTAGAAATCGGCCTTGCCAAATTATACCGCGTAACTGGCAACAAAAAATACCTAGACTTAGCGAAATTCTTTTTAGATGTTCGCGGACCAAAAGGCGATGCTTATAACCAAGCGAACGAGAAAGTTTTGAAACAAAAAACAGCTGTTGGTCACGCCGTACGAGCAACCTATATGTACACAGGAATGGCAGATATTGCCGCCTTAACTGGAGATCAAGCTTACCTCCACGCCATTGATGACATTTGGGATGATGTGAGTTTAAGGAAATTATATATCACTGGCGGTATTGGCGCTACTAATAATGGCGAAGCTTTTGGCGACGCCTATCAATTGCCAAACATGTCGGCCTATGCCGAAACTTGTGCTGCCATTGCCAATGTGTACTGGAACAACAGGATGTTTTTATTACACGGCGATTCGAAATACATAGATGTTTTAGAACGCACACTTTATAACGGTTTGCTATCTGGAGTTTCGCTAAGTGGCAATAAGTTCTTTTATCCAAATCCATTAGCCTCAATGGGGCAACACCAAAGAAGTGCTTGGTTTAGCTGTGCTTGTTGCATTACCAATATGACTAGGTTTTTGCCTTCTGTTCCGGGTTATGTGTATGCGCAAAACGGAAATAAGTTATATGTGAATTTGTTCATGAGCAACATCAGTACTTTAACCATTCCTGTAGCTGGCAAGGTAAAAATCACTCAACAGACGGAATATCCTTGGAAAGGGAAAATAGACATCGGCATAGATCCGGAAAAATCGAGCGACTTCTCTGTAGAAATCCGTATCCCAGGATGGGCAAAACAGCAACCCGTTCCTGGTGATTTATATCAGTTTGCAAGCCATACCCAAAGCGTAATCAACATTTTTGTTAATGGCAAAAAAGTAGCTTATACCATAGATAAAGGTTATGCTGTTTTAAAACGCAAATGGGCCAAAGGCGATAAAATCTCTTTCGAATTACCAATGGAAACGCAAAAAGTACTGGCCAATACAAATGTGAAAGACGATAGAGGCCGCTTAGCTTTACAACGAGGACCATTAGTTTACTGCCTAGAAGGCCCAGATAATGCAGAAGGTTCAGTACAAAACATCTCTATTAAAAAAGAAACGGCATCTACCACAACCTATCAGCCTGAATTGTTAAACGGAGTGTACACCATTAATTTAACAGGGTCGAGTTATAAAAAACAATTAAACACCGATGTACTTTTAGAAACTACACAGCCAGTAAAAGCAATTCCTTATTACGCCTGGGCAAATCGTGGTTCGACTGAAATGACCGTTTGGATTCCTTATGAAGCCAATGCCATCAGGGCTAAACCGGCACCGACAATTGCAGCATTAAGTACCGTAAGTTCTTCTCTAAATGTACCTAGAATGTACAAGGCTTTAAACGACCAATATGAACCAACAAACTCTATAGATGCCAATTTCCCGTATTTACATTGGTGGCCTAAAAAGAACAGCACCGAGTTTGTTGCCTATACTTTTGATAGCGAAAAAACAGTCTCTTCATCATCTGTTTACTGGTTTGATGATGCACCTTATGGCGGTTGCAGAATTCCAGCTGCATACAAAGTATATTACCAAAAAGATGGCGCCTGGGTAGAAGTTAAATCTATTAAAACAGACGCAATCGCCAAAGACAAATACAATACCATCACTTTCGAACCAGTTAAAACAACCGCTTTAAAACTAGAAGTGCAATTACCAGCAGATAACTCCGCAGGGATTCACGAATGGGTGGTTAAGTGA
- a CDS encoding FAD-binding oxidoreductase, which translates to MEYTKITSAILAEIENAIGASNVFVDDESLANYAHDETEDLKYYPEVVVKPTDTDGVSALLKICNGYKIPVTPRGGGTGLSGAALPIFGGVLLSMEKFKSIIDIDTENLQATVEPGVITEEFMNAVAEKGLLYPVDPSSKGSCFIGGNVAHGSGGPRVVKYGTIREYILNLEVVLANGDVIWTGANTLKYASGYNLTQLMIGSEGTLAVVTKIVTKLIPRTSLTVLMLGSFSTNEQACGAVSAIFRAGVTPSALEFMERKGVEWVIKFDDIKFDLKDDVNAFLMIEFDGDDLDVIFKDCEKVNMVLEEFGCTEVLFADTAQQKEELWRMRRTMAESVKSNSVYKEEDTVVPRAALPKLVNGIKEIGAKYGFESVCYGHAGDGNLHINIIKAGMSDEDWKHKLKDGIVEVFELTTALGGTISGEHGIGLVQKDYMPIKYSEIHLNLMRNIKKVFDPNGILNPGKITP; encoded by the coding sequence ATGGAATACACTAAAATAACCAGCGCTATTTTAGCAGAAATTGAAAATGCAATTGGTGCGTCAAACGTTTTTGTAGACGATGAATCCCTTGCAAATTATGCTCATGATGAAACGGAAGATTTAAAATACTATCCTGAAGTTGTAGTTAAGCCAACTGATACGGATGGCGTTTCTGCTTTACTTAAAATTTGTAACGGTTACAAAATTCCGGTAACACCAAGAGGTGGCGGTACAGGTTTAAGTGGTGCAGCATTGCCAATTTTTGGTGGGGTTTTGTTGTCGATGGAGAAGTTCAAGTCTATCATTGACATTGATACAGAAAACCTGCAAGCAACTGTAGAGCCTGGTGTAATTACCGAAGAATTCATGAATGCGGTTGCAGAAAAAGGGTTGCTTTATCCCGTTGACCCTAGTAGTAAAGGTTCGTGTTTCATTGGTGGTAATGTGGCTCATGGTTCTGGTGGACCAAGAGTGGTGAAGTATGGGACTATTCGTGAATACATCCTTAACCTAGAAGTTGTTTTAGCCAATGGCGATGTGATTTGGACAGGTGCGAATACCTTAAAATATGCCTCAGGCTATAATTTAACACAGTTGATGATTGGTTCTGAAGGAACTTTGGCGGTGGTTACAAAAATTGTAACTAAGCTTATTCCTAGAACAAGTTTAACAGTGTTGATGTTGGGTTCCTTTTCTACAAACGAACAAGCTTGTGGCGCCGTTTCTGCAATTTTTAGAGCTGGCGTTACGCCATCAGCTTTAGAGTTTATGGAACGAAAAGGAGTAGAGTGGGTAATTAAATTTGACGATATAAAATTCGATTTAAAGGATGATGTAAATGCCTTTTTGATGATTGAATTTGATGGAGATGATTTAGATGTTATTTTTAAGGATTGCGAAAAAGTAAATATGGTGCTCGAAGAATTTGGATGTACCGAAGTACTTTTCGCTGATACTGCACAGCAGAAGGAAGAATTGTGGAGGATGCGTAGAACGATGGCTGAATCGGTAAAATCTAACTCTGTTTATAAGGAAGAAGACACTGTTGTGCCACGAGCTGCTTTGCCTAAATTAGTGAATGGCATAAAAGAAATTGGTGCTAAATACGGTTTCGAGAGTGTTTGTTATGGTCACGCAGGTGATGGTAATTTGCACATCAACATCATTAAAGCCGGAATGAGCGATGAAGATTGGAAACATAAATTAAAAGATGGAATTGTAGAGGTATTTGAGCTAACAACTGCTTTAGGTGGTACAATTTCTGGTGAACACGGAATTGGTTTGGTTCAAAAGGATTACATGCCAATTAAATACAGCGAAATCCATTTGAACTTAATGCGAAACATTAAAAAGGTTTTCGACCCGAATGGAATTTTAAATCCAGGGAAGATAACACCTTAA
- a CDS encoding acyl-CoA dehydrogenase family protein, translating into MNKSAKKDLYEAPDYYQLDELLSEEHLLIRSTVRDWVKKEVSPIIEDYAQRAEFPKHLIKGLGEIGAFGPTIPVEYGGAGLDYTAYGIIMQEIERGDSGIRSTASVQGSLVMYPIYAYGTEEQRKKYLPKLATGELMGCFGLTEPDHGSNPGGMVTNIKDKGDHYLLNGAKMWISNAPFADIAVVWAKDEEGKIRGMVVERGMEGFTTPETHGKWSLRASATGELVFDNVKVPKENIFPDIKGLKGPLGCLNQARYGIAWGALGAAMDCYDTALRYSKERVQFGKPIGGFQLQQKKLAEMITEITKGQLLVWRLGTLKSENRATAEQISMAKRNSVEIALDIARNARQMLGGMGITGEYSIMRHMMNLESVVTYEGTHDVHLLITGMDVTGLNAFK; encoded by the coding sequence ATGAACAAATCAGCCAAGAAAGACCTTTACGAAGCACCAGATTATTATCAGTTAGATGAACTTTTATCCGAAGAGCACTTATTAATTCGCTCAACTGTAAGAGATTGGGTAAAAAAAGAAGTTAGCCCAATAATTGAAGATTATGCACAAAGAGCAGAGTTTCCAAAACATTTAATTAAAGGTTTAGGAGAAATTGGTGCATTTGGCCCAACTATACCTGTAGAATATGGTGGCGCTGGTTTAGATTATACGGCATACGGAATTATCATGCAAGAAATTGAACGTGGCGATTCTGGAATTCGTTCTACCGCCTCCGTTCAGGGATCGTTAGTAATGTACCCAATTTACGCTTATGGAACAGAAGAGCAACGCAAAAAATATCTACCAAAATTAGCCACAGGCGAATTAATGGGTTGTTTCGGCTTAACAGAACCAGACCATGGTTCTAACCCAGGCGGTATGGTTACCAATATTAAAGATAAAGGCGACCACTATCTATTAAATGGTGCTAAGATGTGGATTTCTAATGCTCCTTTTGCTGATATTGCTGTAGTTTGGGCAAAAGATGAAGAAGGAAAAATTAGAGGAATGGTAGTTGAACGTGGTATGGAAGGCTTTACAACTCCAGAAACACATGGCAAATGGAGTTTGAGAGCTTCAGCCACTGGCGAATTAGTTTTCGACAATGTAAAAGTTCCTAAAGAAAATATCTTCCCTGACATTAAAGGTTTAAAAGGACCATTAGGCTGTTTAAACCAAGCTCGTTATGGCATTGCTTGGGGAGCTTTAGGCGCTGCGATGGATTGTTATGATACCGCACTTCGATATTCAAAAGAACGTGTTCAATTTGGTAAACCAATAGGCGGATTTCAATTACAACAAAAGAAATTAGCCGAAATGATTACAGAGATTACTAAAGGTCAGTTATTGGTTTGGCGTTTAGGCACACTTAAAAGCGAGAACAGAGCAACAGCGGAACAAATATCTATGGCAAAACGTAACAGTGTAGAAATTGCTTTAGACATAGCCAGAAATGCTCGCCAAATGTTAGGTGGAATGGGAATTACTGGAGAATACTCTATCATGCGCCACATGATGAACTTAGAATCTGTTGTAACCTATGAAGGAACACATGATGTTCATTTATTAATTACAGGAATGGACGTAACAGGATTAAATGCGTTTAAGTAG